In Sphaerospermopsis torques-reginae ITEP-024, the genomic window GCACACTTTTTTTCCAGATCAGAGATTTAAAAAACTTATATATTATTGAGGTGACAGGTGATAGGTGACAGGTGACAGTAAATAATTAATTAATTATCAATTACTCATGACCAGCTTAAACTAAATAACTGATGACTTGGGATAATACTACATAATGAGGATGAGAAGACCGATCCAGAAAAAGGCTAGGGTATTTTTACAATGACGATATGAGAGTGAATTTTCAAAAAAACTATGCAACCGACTGATCCGAACAAATTTACAGAAAAAGCCTGGGAAGCGATCGCGCAAACACCAGAGATTGCTAAACAATACCAGCAGCAGCAACTAGAAAGCGAACATTTAATGAAAGCACTGCTGGAGCAGGATGGACTTGCTAACGCTATTTTTACTAAAGCCGGTGCAAACATCCCCAAAATCAGAGATTACACAGAACAATTTATTTCCCGTCAACCCAAAGTATCAGGAAGTAGCACATCTGTATATTTGGGTAAAAGTTTAGATACATTATTAGACAGATCGGAAAAATATCGCCAAGAATTTAAAGATGAATATATTTCCGTAGAACATATATTATTAGGATATGCTAAAGATGACAGACTTGGTAAAAGTCTACTGCAAGAAATTGGTTTAGACGAAGGCAAATTAAAGAATACTATTAAACAAATTCGTGGGAGTCAGAAAGTGACAGATCAAAGTCCAGAAGGAAAATATCAATCTTTAGAAAAATACGGACGTGACTTAACAGAAGCAGCACGTCAAGGAAAATTAGATCCGGTAATTGGTCGGGATGATGAAATTAGAAGAACCATTCAAATTCTTTCTCGGAGAACAAAAAATAATCCTGTATTAATTGGTGAACCTGGAGTTGGAAAAACCGCCATTGCGGAAGGTTTAGCACAGCGAATAGTTGCGGGTGACGTTCCCCAATCTTTGAAAGATAGAAAACTAATTGCTTTAGATATGGGGGCGTTAATTGCCGGGGCAAAATTTAGAGGTGAATTTGAAGAAAGACTGAAAGCAGTATTAAAAGAGGTTACCGAATCTGGTGGAAATATTGTATTATTTATAGATGAAATTCATACCGTTGTCGGTGCAGGTGCAACCCAAGGGGCGATGGATGCAGGTAACTTATTAAAACCCATGTTAGCACGGGGTGAACTGCGTTGTATTGGGGCGACAACTTTAGATGAATATCGTAAATATATAGAAAAAGATGCTGCTTTAGAAAGACGCTTCCAACAAGTTTATGTAGATCAGCCAGATGTGGCAGATACGATTTCAATTTTACGGGGTTTAAAAGAACGGTATGAAGTGCATCACGGGGTAAAAATTTCCGATAGTTCCTTAGTTGCTGCTGCGACTTTATCGAGTAGATATATTAGCGATCGCTTCCTGCCAGATAAAGCTATTGACTTGGTAGATGAAGCTGCTGCTAGGTTGAAGATGGAAATTACATCCAAACCAGAAGAACTAGACGAAATTGATCGGAAAATTCTCCAATTAGAAATGGAGAAATTGTCCTTACAAAAAGAAAGTGATTTAGCTTCCCGTGAACGTTTGGAAAGACTAGAAAAAGAACTTGCCGACTTTAAAGAAGAACAACGCGCACTCAGCGCCCAATGGCAATCAGAAAAAGATATTATCACCAAAATTCAATCTATCAAAGAAGAAATTGATCGAGTTAACTTAGAAATTCAACAAGCAGAAAGAAACTATGATCTTAACCGTGCTGCTGAATTGAAATATGGTAAACTCACAGAATTACACCGACAATTAGAAACCGTAGAAAGGGAACTAGCTAACGCCCAAGGAACAGGAAAATCATTATTAAGAGAAGAAGTCACCGAAGCGGACATTGCCGAAATTATTTCTAAATGGACAGGTATTCCTATTAGTAAATTAGTGGAATCAGAAAAAGAAAAATTACTGCATTTAGAAGATGAATTACATCAGCGAGTAATTGGACAAAGTGAAGCTGTCACTGCTGTAGCTGACGCTATTCAACGTTCTCGCGCTGGACTTGCTGATCCTAACCGCCCCATTGCTAGTTTTATTTTCCTTGGACCAACGGGAGTTGGTAAAACAGAATTAGCTAAAGCTTTAGCTGCTTATATGTTTGATACAGAAGAAGCTTTAGTCAGAATTGATATGTCAGAATACATGGAGAAACACGCCGTTTCTCGGTTAATTGGTGCGCCTCCAGGTTATGTTGGTTATGAAGAAGGTGGACAATTAACAGAAGCTATTCGTCGTCGTCCTTACGCAGTAATTTTATTCGACGAAATTGAAAAAGCGCACCCCGATGTATTTAACATTTTCCTGCAAATTTTAGATGATGGTCGCGTTACCGACTCCCAAGGAAGAACGGTAGACTTCAAAAATACCATTATCATCATGACTAGTAACATCGGTTCTCAATATATTCTGGATGTTGCTGGGGATGATTCACGGTATGATGAAATGCGTCATCGAGTTATGGAAACAATGCGGAATAGTTTCCGTCCTGAGTTCTTGAACCGCATTGATGAAATTATCATCTTCCACGGTTTACAAAAATCAGAACTGCGGGAAATTGTGCAACTGCAAGTAGATAGACTCAGACAAAGATTAACTGATAAAAAAATGTCCCTGCGACTTGCTGGATCTGCACTAGACTTTTTAGCAGAAGTTGGTTATGATCCTGTATTTGGTGCGAGACCATTAAAACGTGCCATTCAAAGAGAGTTAGAAACCCAAATTGCTAAAGCTATTTTGCGGGGTGAATTTAATGACGGTGATACAATTTTTGTTGATGTGCAAAATGAACGTCTAGCTTTTAGTCGTTTACCAGTGGAAGTGTTTAGCAGTTAGTTTAATGTTAGTATTTAGCTATCAGTATTCAGCAGTCCGTGATTTACAGGTTATGCGAAAATCACCAATTGATAAGATACGAAGTTATCAAATATTCTGACTCTTGTACGGGTTTAGCACTGCTAAAAACCTACTGACTTCTGAATACTAAATACTGATAATTAAACTGTGGAGAAAAATTGAAAAACCTAGTTTTTAAAAACTTTTAAAGGCTAGAAATTAGTTCCCCGACTTTTCAAAAAGTTGGGGTTTTGAGTTATAAATCATCAAAATAAACCATATACTAGGAGTGTAATCTATGTCTTTAGAACAGGTTGAAAGTTTTTATGAAATGTTGAATTTAGAACCTGGTGTATATGAATTATATTATAAAAATTGCCGTCAACCCGGAGTTTTTGATAATTCTCACTGGGAAACAAAAAAAATAGTTAATTTCGCTGCTACTTTTGGCTATATTTTTACCGAAGAAGAATTAGAGGACTTTTGGTTTGCAACTGAACCTGTGAGCTTGTCCTAAGTTGACAATTTCATAGACAAAACCCTACTTATATTGACAAAAATCAATATATTTTCCGGAAAAAATCAACTACTTGATATATAATACGGTGATATCAAGTATTGAATTGAGACTATTGCCGACGCGAAAACCAAGCAATGATGGTGGTAGTCTTTTTCAGAAACTTAATTGGAACACAATCGCGTTGGGCTACAGCGTGAAAGTCTACAGAGGGATAACCGCTCCCATGCTCCCGTTGAAGTAGAAAGTAAAGTCTAGCTTTGTCTAGGTTTTATATTGCAGAGTAAGTCGTAAATAGGTGATTGGTGATTGGTGATTGGGAAAATACAAATAATTTCCTCTGCTCCCCAGTTTCTTCCCCAGTCCCTAGTCACCAGTCCCCAACAACCAAAATTCCAAAATAGCTTTTGCCTGTGACATTACTGTTATTGACTTAACATCAGCACTTGTCGCATTTTCCGCATATTTTCTGGTAATTCCAAGTTCATTGCTTGTTGAATAAAAATTGAGGGGATGGGAATATTCGGCGTTGCTTGCACTGTATAGGCTAACAAAGTTCCATTTCCCATGTCTTTAAGTTCTAAGTTGGCATGGAAATCTTCAAATGTCCCTTTTTCCATGCGAAATTGTATTTGCTGTCCTAAGACTTCAACAACGCTGAGATAAATTTCTACTTGGGCATTGAAAAATAAAAATGCTTTTTGTGCTGTTTGATATAGGCGCTTGACATCACCTTTGGTTATGATCTCGCTTTTTGTGACATCAGGGAAATATTGCACCCAACGGGGATAATCTGTAATCTGCTGCCAAACGTCGGAGCGAACTAAGGGTAAGTACATCCAAGCTGTGACAGCACCACCCCAGAGAGTATGCGATCTTGTTTGTAGCAAAATTTCACCTTGGATCAGTGACTTTTGTTTGTCTTGACTCCACAACATATCTAACCCTTTAGAACTTTGAATAGTTGATGAGATATCAGATACAGACATAGTGTTTTTCTCTACCCCTCAAACAATATTTATTAACCAAAAACTGAATCAAAAATTTAAATCTTCTAAAAAACCAGAGTTTGAAAGTTTCAACCAAGAAATTTCAGGATTTAAACCCACTCAATTTTAATTACAGTTCATTTTGTTGATTTTCTGGATATAATTTTATGGAAGTTGATTCTATCTACAAACTCTTACACCCTGTATTTAAATCTACCTGTTTGGCAGAAATGACTGACAGTATCATTTTTTCCGTCTTTCCCATTTTCTATTTCCTGCCCAAATAGATATGAACCTGCAACAAGTGGACATGATATAATTTTAAGTTAAACTGTAAGTTTTGCTGAAATTGCAAGGAAAATCCAGTGAATCAATCTTCATTAAATCGCAAATTAACTCAAATTTTAGGTATCCTTCTTGGTATGGGAATAGCCTTATGGATACTCAGAGGTTTGGGTATTCTCACTTTTATTCCTGGTGGTGTGATTTGGTTATTGTTGTTTGGGGCGTTGGGGTTAGGCATTTTCAGTTATTTTCAACGCAGATTATGGCGTTTTTAAGATCCGTCCTCGGCAATAAGCAAGTACATATAGATTGATATCAAAATATAAATATATGGAATACTATGGAATAGTGGAAAGCTGAACTAATTAGTTTTAGGGCGCAAAATCCATGCAAAAATATATATGTACTGTCTGTGGCTATATCTATGATCCTGAAGTTGGTGATCCTGATGGTGGGATAGAACCAGGAACAGTTTTTGAAGATATCCCAGAAGACTGGTTTTGTCCTGTTTGCGGTGCTGCAAAAGAGGATTTTACACTTTTTGAAGAGTAAAGTAAGATTATTGAAAGATTTTTAAAGTTGTTACCCTTGCAAATTGTAGTTATTGGTGGTGGGGCGGCGGGTTTTTTTGGTGCGATCGCCTGTGCTGAAGCTAACCCCCAAGCCCAAGTTACTTTAATTGAAGCCAGTCGTAAACCCCTGGCTAAAGTTCTCATTTCTGGTGGGGGAAGGTGCAACGTCACTCACGCTTGTTTTTCTCCTGAAGAGTTGGTGCAAAATTACCCTAGAGGTGGTAAAGCTTTGCGGGGTGCTTTTACTCGTTTCCAACCTCTTGACACCGTAGCTTGGTTTGCGGCTCATGGTGTAAATTTGAAAACTGAAGCTGATGGACGGATGTTTCCCATTACAGATCGTTCGGAAACCATTGTAGAATGTTTGATTAAAGCTGCTTTTAATGCTGGGCTAAAACTGAGTATTGGTAAGCCTGTAATTTCTGTAAAACGCCAAAATGAGGGTTTTGAAGTTATTTTCAAGTCGGGAGAAACGAAATATTGCGATAGCGAAGCGCTGCTGCAAGCAGATCGCCTAATTTTAGCTACAGGTAGCAGTTTAATAGGTTATAAAATCGCTAGAGAGTTAGGTCATCACATCGAAACCCCTGTTCCCTCTTTATTTACTTTTAACATTGCTGATCCAAAATTACGAGCATTGGCAGGAATTAGCGTTAATCCTGTAAGTTTGCGTTTATCAATTGCAGATCAAAAACCTTTACAACAAACAGGACCTTTATTAATCACTCATTGGGGTGTCAGTGGACCTGCGGTACTGAAACTTTCCGCTTGGGGTGCAAGAATACTCCATGAAAACCGCTATCAATGCAAATTATACATTAATTGGTTGCCCAACTTGCCACAAGAGGAAGTGAGACAAAGGCTTTTAGCGGTAAAACAGGAATGGGGCAAAAAAGCGATCGCTCTCCATCGTGGTGTTGACTTACCCCATCGACTGTGGCAATATCTAATTAGCCGTATAAGTATTACTACTGAAGACCGCTGGGCAGAAATATCTAACAAAACCTTAAATCAGTTAGTTCAAGAAATATCTCAGGGAGAATACTTAATTAGTGGTAAAGGAGTTTTCAAAGAAGAATTTGTCACCTGTGGGGGTGTCAACATCAAGGAGGTTAACTTTAAAACAATGGAAAGTAAGCTAGTTCCGGGTTTATACTTTGCTGGGGAAATATTGGATATTGATGGTATAACTGGCGGTTTTAACTTCCAAAGTGCTTGGACAACTGCATATTTAGCTGGACAGTCAATGACTCAAACGAGTAATTCCTAACTGTCACCAAACAAGATCAGAATTAAGGCATGATGATGATCAGAAACCTCAGATACTCAAAATTAAATCATGTTATTCAGCGAAATTGTTAGTAAATTAAACGACACTATTCAAGCTCACAGTCTCACCCCTAACCCGGAAGTAAACCCAGAAATTACCGGAGTTGCAGCTATAGATGAAGCGACAAACGGTACTATTACTTATGTGGAAGGGGCTAAATTTGCCTCTTTAGTTAATTCTACTGATGCTAGTGCCTTAATTTTACCCCTGGATGAAAAATTACACACTCAAGCTACAGAAAGGGGTATTGCTTGGTTAGCAACTCCCGAACCCCGGTTATTGTTTGCTCAAGCGATCGCTCTTTTTTATCAACCTTATCAACCTACCCCAGAAATTCATCCCAGTGCCGTTATTGACCCTACCGCCAAAATCGGTAATGATGTTTATATTGGCGCTCATGTTGTCATTTCTCCAGGTGCAGAAATTGGCAATGGTGTAATTATTCACCCCAACGTCGTGATTTATCCTGATGCCAAAATTGGCGATCGCACCACCTTACACGCTAACTGTACCATCCATGAACGTACCCAAATCGGTGCAGAATGCGTAATTCATAGCGGTGCTGTCATCGGTGCAGAAGGTTTTGGTTTTGTTCCCACTCGCACAGGTTGGTTAAAAATGGAACAATCTGGTTATACAGTTTTAGAAGATGGGGTAGAAATAGGTTGTAACAGTGCAGTTGATCGTCCCGCAGTCGGTGAAACCCGCATTGGCAAAAATACTAAAATTGACAACTTAGTACAAATCGGTCACGGTTGCCAAATCGGCTCAGGTTGTGCTATAGCTGGACAAGCGGGGATGGCCGGAGGTGTAAAAGTAGGAAACCGAGTCATTTTAGCCGGACAAAGCGGAATAGCAAACCAAGTAACAATTGGAGATGGGGCGATCGCCTCTGCTCAAACAGGTATTCATAACAATGTTGCACCAGGAGAAATCGTCTCTGGTACTCCTGCCGTACCACACAAATTATACCTGAAAGTATCTGCTATTTATAACCGTCTTCCAGAGATATATCAAACTTTCAAACAATTGCAACGTCAAATAGGGAAAAAGTCAGATTAATTTTTTTGTGGAACAGGCATCTTGCCTGTTTTGAATTGATAATATTTTACTATTTTTGATAATTTTAGCTATTGAACCAATCTTCGCCCCCTGGTAACTGAGCAAAATAATCATCCACAACATCAGGTAATTCCCTATTGGTATACCTATATGTCATTCCTAATAACTCAGTTGCATTTAATATCAACTGTGGTTTATTTAACATTTGGGAAATTTGTTTTCGTTTTAAAGTACCGTTCAAAACCTCTAAACTAGCATCCGCTATTGCTGGTGTCAGTTCATCTTCGAGGTAACTTTGCCATTCATCTTCATTGATATAATGAGATTTTTTATTATCTTTTAGATTGATTTTTTTGATTTCTATCAATGAATTACGAATAGAAGCAGCCCAAGAATTTGTTAATCTCTGCTCAATTTGATTTTTAATTAAATGAATCAACAGAATTTTTAAAAAAGCCTGGATATTACGTATAATTGCTTGTTTACTCATTCCCTCTAATTCATCAACAATTGCCAGAGCATCTGTGTAACGTCCTGCTAAAATGCTATTTCTGAGGTCAATTAATTCCTGTGTCATCTGTATTCACCTCAAACTATAAATAAGAGAATATTGATTCAGACAATCCTTAATTGTATTTTATAGTTAAATTTGTTCATTTGTCTAACTTGAATCAGCAGGTTTTGATATATTCTGGAGATGACACCATCAAAAGCGCGGAGAACCAGAATTGTGAAGTTACATAAACCAATATTAGTGGGAGGACTAGGTTTGTCCTTTTCCCTGTGGATGTTAGACACCTGGCATGATTCAATAGTACAGGTAGGAGAGTTTGGCCTGTTGAGTGCTTTAGCAGTTGGTGGGGGTTTGTGGTTGTTGCAGAAAAACCGCCCTCAGATTGGTGAACAGCTAGATAATATGGTTATAGATAGGTCATCTGTAGAAAATGCAGTCAATAAAACCCAAGCTATCATCAACCAACTCGCACAAGAAGCAGTCAACCATCCCAGCTTAACAACTTTACGTGAACAACTGGAACAATTACTTTTAGAGTTGGATAGACGAGAAATTCAAATTGCTGTGACAGGTGGTAAGTCTGTAGGTAAAAGTACAATTATTCAAACTCTCAAAAATGTAGAAACTTTATCTACAAACTCTCTACATTTTGTAGAAACAGCACCTTTATTTACAGGAATGAATGAAACTTCTGATGCAGTTACATTATCAGAACTGCAAAAATCTGATTTTGTTTTATTTCTTACCAATGGAGATTTAACAGATTCAGAATTTCAAGTTTTGCAACAATTAAAAGCTGTAAAACAATCAGTATTGCTGGTTTTTAATAAACAAGACCAGTATATAG contains:
- the clpB gene encoding ATP-dependent chaperone ClpB, yielding MQPTDPNKFTEKAWEAIAQTPEIAKQYQQQQLESEHLMKALLEQDGLANAIFTKAGANIPKIRDYTEQFISRQPKVSGSSTSVYLGKSLDTLLDRSEKYRQEFKDEYISVEHILLGYAKDDRLGKSLLQEIGLDEGKLKNTIKQIRGSQKVTDQSPEGKYQSLEKYGRDLTEAARQGKLDPVIGRDDEIRRTIQILSRRTKNNPVLIGEPGVGKTAIAEGLAQRIVAGDVPQSLKDRKLIALDMGALIAGAKFRGEFEERLKAVLKEVTESGGNIVLFIDEIHTVVGAGATQGAMDAGNLLKPMLARGELRCIGATTLDEYRKYIEKDAALERRFQQVYVDQPDVADTISILRGLKERYEVHHGVKISDSSLVAAATLSSRYISDRFLPDKAIDLVDEAAARLKMEITSKPEELDEIDRKILQLEMEKLSLQKESDLASRERLERLEKELADFKEEQRALSAQWQSEKDIITKIQSIKEEIDRVNLEIQQAERNYDLNRAAELKYGKLTELHRQLETVERELANAQGTGKSLLREEVTEADIAEIISKWTGIPISKLVESEKEKLLHLEDELHQRVIGQSEAVTAVADAIQRSRAGLADPNRPIASFIFLGPTGVGKTELAKALAAYMFDTEEALVRIDMSEYMEKHAVSRLIGAPPGYVGYEEGGQLTEAIRRRPYAVILFDEIEKAHPDVFNIFLQILDDGRVTDSQGRTVDFKNTIIIMTSNIGSQYILDVAGDDSRYDEMRHRVMETMRNSFRPEFLNRIDEIIIFHGLQKSELREIVQLQVDRLRQRLTDKKMSLRLAGSALDFLAEVGYDPVFGARPLKRAIQRELETQIAKAILRGEFNDGDTIFVDVQNERLAFSRLPVEVFSS
- a CDS encoding SRPBCC family protein, whose product is MSVSDISSTIQSSKGLDMLWSQDKQKSLIQGEILLQTRSHTLWGGAVTAWMYLPLVRSDVWQQITDYPRWVQYFPDVTKSEIITKGDVKRLYQTAQKAFLFFNAQVEIYLSVVEVLGQQIQFRMEKGTFEDFHANLELKDMGNGTLLAYTVQATPNIPIPSIFIQQAMNLELPENMRKMRQVLMLSQ
- the rd gene encoding rubredoxin translates to MQKYICTVCGYIYDPEVGDPDGGIEPGTVFEDIPEDWFCPVCGAAKEDFTLFEE
- a CDS encoding NAD(P)/FAD-dependent oxidoreductase; this translates as MLPLQIVVIGGGAAGFFGAIACAEANPQAQVTLIEASRKPLAKVLISGGGRCNVTHACFSPEELVQNYPRGGKALRGAFTRFQPLDTVAWFAAHGVNLKTEADGRMFPITDRSETIVECLIKAAFNAGLKLSIGKPVISVKRQNEGFEVIFKSGETKYCDSEALLQADRLILATGSSLIGYKIARELGHHIETPVPSLFTFNIADPKLRALAGISVNPVSLRLSIADQKPLQQTGPLLITHWGVSGPAVLKLSAWGARILHENRYQCKLYINWLPNLPQEEVRQRLLAVKQEWGKKAIALHRGVDLPHRLWQYLISRISITTEDRWAEISNKTLNQLVQEISQGEYLISGKGVFKEEFVTCGGVNIKEVNFKTMESKLVPGLYFAGEILDIDGITGGFNFQSAWTTAYLAGQSMTQTSNS
- the lpxD gene encoding UDP-3-O-(3-hydroxymyristoyl)glucosamine N-acyltransferase, which codes for MLFSEIVSKLNDTIQAHSLTPNPEVNPEITGVAAIDEATNGTITYVEGAKFASLVNSTDASALILPLDEKLHTQATERGIAWLATPEPRLLFAQAIALFYQPYQPTPEIHPSAVIDPTAKIGNDVYIGAHVVISPGAEIGNGVIIHPNVVIYPDAKIGDRTTLHANCTIHERTQIGAECVIHSGAVIGAEGFGFVPTRTGWLKMEQSGYTVLEDGVEIGCNSAVDRPAVGETRIGKNTKIDNLVQIGHGCQIGSGCAIAGQAGMAGGVKVGNRVILAGQSGIANQVTIGDGAIASAQTGIHNNVAPGEIVSGTPAVPHKLYLKVSAIYNRLPEIYQTFKQLQRQIGKKSD
- a CDS encoding DUF29 family protein is translated as MTQELIDLRNSILAGRYTDALAIVDELEGMSKQAIIRNIQAFLKILLIHLIKNQIEQRLTNSWAASIRNSLIEIKKINLKDNKKSHYINEDEWQSYLEDELTPAIADASLEVLNGTLKRKQISQMLNKPQLILNATELLGMTYRYTNRELPDVVDDYFAQLPGGEDWFNS